A stretch of Miscanthus floridulus cultivar M001 chromosome 13, ASM1932011v1, whole genome shotgun sequence DNA encodes these proteins:
- the LOC136501791 gene encoding peroxidase 2-like isoform X2 — protein sequence MAASSCFSSPASALAALLLALAGAALGHRPSGGSALSSTFYDASCPSAYDVVRRVIQNARVSDPRIPASLIRLHFHDCFVTGCDGSLLLDDDLPAIQTEKRVPANNNSARGFPVVDDIKSALEEACPGIVSCADILALAAEISVELAGGPRWRVLLGRRDGTTTNVQSARNLPNFFDPLNVLQEKFRNVNLDDTDLVALQGAHTFGKVQCQFTQQNCTASQSSGALENLDQVTPKVFDNKYYNNLLEGRAQLPSDQVMLSDPSAAATTAPIVHRFAGNQQDFFRNFAASMIKMGNISPLTGKDGEIRSNCRRVNKSY from the exons ATGGCCGCTTCCTCCTGCTTCTCATCTCCCGCCTCGGCGTTAGCGGCGCTCTTGCTCGCCTTAGCTGGAGCCGCGCTCGGTCACCGTCCCAGCGGCGGCTCGGCGCTGAGCTCCACGTTCTACGACGCGTCGTGCCCCAGCGCCTACGACGTCGTCCGGCGCGTCATCCAGAACGCCCGGGTCTCTGACCCTCGCATCCCGGCCAGCCTCATCCGCCTCCAtttccacgactgcttcgtcaCC GGTTGCGACGGCTCGCTCCTGCTGGACGACGACCTCCCGGCGATCCAGACCGAGAAGCGTGTGCCCGCCAACAACAACTCGGCGCGGGGCTTTCCGGTGGTCGACGACATCAAGAGCGCGCTGGAGGAAGCCTGCCCTGGCATCGTCTCCTGCGCTGACATCCTCGCCCTGGCAGCTGAGATCTCCGTTGAACTC GCTGGAGGACCACGGTGGAGGGTGCTTCTTGGCCGGCGAGACGGCACGACGACCAACGTCCAGAGCGCCAGGAACCTGCCGAACTTCTTCGACCCCCTGAACGTCCTCCAGGAGAAGTTTAGAAACGTCAACCTCGACGACACTGACCTCGTCGCCCTCCAAG GAGCTCACACATTCGGCAAAGTACAGTGCCAGTTCACGCAGCAGAATTGCACGGCCAGCCAGTCCAGCGGCGCACTGGAGAACCTCGACCAGGTCACACCCAAGGTCTTCGACAACAAGTATTACAACAACCTCTTAGAGGGCCGCGCTCAGCTACCGTCCGACCAGGTTATGCTATCGGACCCTTCTGCTGCGGCGACCACTGCTCCCATTGTTCATCGGTTCGCAGGCAACCAACAGGATTTTTTCAGAAACTTTGCGGCATCCATGATTAAGATGGGAAACATTAGCCCGCTGACAGGAAAGGATGGGGAGATCAGGAGCAACTGCCGGAGGGTTAACAAAAGCTACTGA
- the LOC136501791 gene encoding peroxidase 2-like isoform X1, whose product MAASSCFSSPASALAALLLALAGAALGHRPSGGSALSSTFYDASCPSAYDVVRRVIQNARVSDPRIPASLIRLHFHDCFVTGCDGSLLLDDDLPAIQTEKRVPANNNSARGFPVVDDIKSALEEACPGIVSCADILALAAEISVELAGGPRWRVLLGRRDGTTTNVQSARNLPNFFDPLNVLQEKFRNVNLDDTDLVALQGNQSTSTYQRSNTNSSNLEIKVQDSVCLSLSQNLNIFAISTSGAHTFGKVQCQFTQQNCTASQSSGALENLDQVTPKVFDNKYYNNLLEGRAQLPSDQVMLSDPSAAATTAPIVHRFAGNQQDFFRNFAASMIKMGNISPLTGKDGEIRSNCRRVNKSY is encoded by the exons ATGGCCGCTTCCTCCTGCTTCTCATCTCCCGCCTCGGCGTTAGCGGCGCTCTTGCTCGCCTTAGCTGGAGCCGCGCTCGGTCACCGTCCCAGCGGCGGCTCGGCGCTGAGCTCCACGTTCTACGACGCGTCGTGCCCCAGCGCCTACGACGTCGTCCGGCGCGTCATCCAGAACGCCCGGGTCTCTGACCCTCGCATCCCGGCCAGCCTCATCCGCCTCCAtttccacgactgcttcgtcaCC GGTTGCGACGGCTCGCTCCTGCTGGACGACGACCTCCCGGCGATCCAGACCGAGAAGCGTGTGCCCGCCAACAACAACTCGGCGCGGGGCTTTCCGGTGGTCGACGACATCAAGAGCGCGCTGGAGGAAGCCTGCCCTGGCATCGTCTCCTGCGCTGACATCCTCGCCCTGGCAGCTGAGATCTCCGTTGAACTC GCTGGAGGACCACGGTGGAGGGTGCTTCTTGGCCGGCGAGACGGCACGACGACCAACGTCCAGAGCGCCAGGAACCTGCCGAACTTCTTCGACCCCCTGAACGTCCTCCAGGAGAAGTTTAGAAACGTCAACCTCGACGACACTGACCTCGTCGCCCTCCAAGGTAATCAATCTACATCTACTTACCAACGTAGCAACACAAACAGTTCAAACTTAGAAATTAAAGTTCAAGACAGTGTGTGCCTTAGCTTATCACAAAATCTCAACATATTTGCTATTTCCACTTCAGGAGCTCACACATTCGGCAAAGTACAGTGCCAGTTCACGCAGCAGAATTGCACGGCCAGCCAGTCCAGCGGCGCACTGGAGAACCTCGACCAGGTCACACCCAAGGTCTTCGACAACAAGTATTACAACAACCTCTTAGAGGGCCGCGCTCAGCTACCGTCCGACCAGGTTATGCTATCGGACCCTTCTGCTGCGGCGACCACTGCTCCCATTGTTCATCGGTTCGCAGGCAACCAACAGGATTTTTTCAGAAACTTTGCGGCATCCATGATTAAGATGGGAAACATTAGCCCGCTGACAGGAAAGGATGGGGAGATCAGGAGCAACTGCCGGAGGGTTAACAAAAGCTACTGA